Proteins co-encoded in one Medicago truncatula cultivar Jemalong A17 chromosome 8, MtrunA17r5.0-ANR, whole genome shotgun sequence genomic window:
- the LOC11417998 gene encoding uncharacterized protein: protein MEHESILKLFDSFWFQFNILNRNTTSSVTSTCSEQNLKDSQNNETSYEGPKLTRIRTVHNRSMSDQSIACFNHDSLSPDSVLNIIPSKLQTILSGKEVTDSEDENNLVQTQTLLPKKNNNINKVVKKKRESKSLSDLEFEELKGFMDLGFVFSEEDKDSSLVEIIPGLQRLGKKNEEEEEEEEDVYDESVVQRPYLSEAWEVYDWRKKEKPLVNWKVPAMNNEIDMKNSLRLWAQTVASTVR, encoded by the coding sequence ATGGAACATGAATCTATCTTGAAGCTCTTTGATTCTTTCTGGTTTCAGTTTAACATTTTGAACAGAAACACAACTTCATCAGTAACATCAACGTGTTCTGAACAAAATCTTAAAGATTCTCAGAACAATGAAACATCATATGAAGGACCAAAACTCACACGGATCCGAACTGTTCATAACAGATCCATGAGTGACCAATCTATTGCATGTTTTAACCATGATTCTCTTTCACCAGACTCTGTTCTTAATATCATTCCTTCAAAGCTTCAAACTATTCTTTCAGGTAAAGAAGTAACAGACTCAGAAGATGAAAACAACCTAGTACAAACACAAACTTTGTTACCTAAGAAgaacaacaatatcaacaaggttgttaagaagaaaagagaaagtaagAGTTTATCTGACCTTGAATTTGAGGAGCTAAAAGGTTTTATGGATCTGGGTTTTGTTTTCTCAGAGGAAGATAAAGATTCAAGCTTGGTTGAAATTATTCCTGGGTTACAAAGACTTgggaagaaaaatgaagaagaagaagaagaagaagaagatgtttatgatgaaTCTGTGGTTCAAAGACCTTATCTTTCCGAAGCTTGGGAGGTTTATGATTGGAGAAAAAAAGAGAAACCTTTGGTGAATTGGAAAGTTCCTGCAATGAACAATGAAATTGACATGAAAAATAGTCTCAGATTGTGGGCACAAACTGTTGCTTCTACTGTTAGATGA